Part of the Scrofimicrobium sp. R131 genome is shown below.
CCGATAGCCGGCGCGGGTCGCCTCGTCGAGGCCAGCCAACTCCGCCTCGTCGGTAACCGACAGCCCGGTTTCCTCCAGCTGCTTGGAGATCCGCTGGTCCACCTCGGTTTCCAACTCGGCAATGCGCACGTTCAGCCGCCGCAGCTGCTCCTTGTCCGGGCAGGCAATCCCGTGCTGCTCGAACGCGCGGATCTGCTCGGCGATTTCCCACTGGGTTTGCGGGTCGGGGTCGCTCAGCTCCAAGAACCGGCGGTAGAGACGCTCATCCAGCAGGTAGGTGTTGGAGTGCTCGGTCAGCAGGGGCACCAGTTTTTCCTGCAGGCGATCCAGCTCATCCCCGCCAATGGAGGAAGCCAGGGTCCAGAAAATGGCGCCGGCCCGGTCCAGGCGAGCTCCCGACTCGTCGAGGGCAACCAGGGTGTTGGCGACGGTGGGAGCCTCGGGGTTGGTGGCCACCTCCTCCCACTGGGCTCGCTGTTCTTCCATTCCGGCAAGAATGTCGGCTTCAATCTGGTCCAGGGTGAGGGTGGAAAAGTCAGGTAGTAAGTTGGTCATCCACCCAGGCTAATACCTTTCCCACCGGTTCGTGGATCACCACCTCGGCGGAAATCGGGACCGGTTCCAAGTTCACCACCGCCAGCGGGGTCCCCGGCGGAATCAGGCCGGCGGCCGGGTAGACGTTCAGCGAGGTGCCGGCCACCAGGATCAGATCCGCCGCGGCCAGAGCGGCTGCCGCTCCCCGCAGGGCTGCGGCGGGCAGGGCCTCCTCGTAGAGCACGATGTCCGGCTTCAGCAACCCGCCGCACTCGCACCGGATTGGGCCGGTCGGGCGCGAGCGGCCGCAGTCGAGGCAGTGGGAGGTGGCCAGCGTCCCGTGCAGTTCCCACACGGGGTCCGATCCGGCTGCCTGGTGGAGGCCGTCGATGTTCTGGGTGACAATCTCGGTCCCCCACTTGGCCAGCACCCGGTGTGCCCGGTTGGGCTCGACCCCCGGCGTCAGGAGGAACTCGTGCAGGTAGCGGTAAAAGGTCTCCGGATGGGCAGCGAAAAAGGAGGCGGAGAGGATCTGTTCGGGACTGACCCCAAACCGGGCCCGCGTTTGCTGGCGAGCCTCAGCTGAGCGGAAATCCGGCAGGCCGGACTCGGTCGACACCCCGGCCCCACCAAAAAACACCGGTTGCCGAGCGTCGCGGATCAGGTCTACGAGGCGTTCGGCCGACGAGTTGGACACGGGTTACGGCAGATCCTGGTGGGTGGCAACCGCCATTCGGTTCCAGACGTTGATCACGCTAATGGCCATGATCAGCCAAACCAGCTCTTCCTCGCTAAAGTGCGCGGCCGCCTCGTCCCAGACCGGATCGGGCACGCCCGCGCGGCCAATTCGGGTGATCGCCTCGGTGAGCGCGAGCGCGGCCCGTTCAGCCTCGGTGAAGAACTGGGGAGCCTCGTGCCAGGCGGCCACAATGTCGAGGCGGCGCTGGTCCTCTCCCAGTTCGCGCGCTTCCCGCAGGTGCATATCCAAGCAGTAGGCGCAGCCGTTTAGCTGGGAGGCACGGATCTTGACCAGTTCGTACAGGCGCCGATCCAAGCCGCTGCTTTGCACGTATCGTTCGAGGGCCAGTACCGCCCGGTAGGCCTTCGGATCAGTCGCATTAATATCTAGTCTGGACATGAAAAACCCCTTCCGGTCGCTTTTCAGGCTACGCCCGGAAGGGGAAGGTCGCTAGACCTTTTTGTTGGCGGTGGCGATGGCAAGGACCAGGAACACCAGGCCCGCCACCCCGAAGAGCCCCACCGCAATGAATTGGGGAGTCCACCCCAGGGGCAGGGACATGAGGATCATGCCCAAGCCAACCATGATCAGAATGGAGGCCCAGACCAGGAGCCCAACCCGAACGGGCGGGCGTCCTGGTGCCGGAGCCGGCGCACCTGCTGGGCCACCAGTTCCACCGGGGCCGGCGGGGTTGAACGGACCGGCAGGCTTGGCTGGCTGGGCCGGTTTAGCTGGCTCGGCTGGATCGGCTGGCTGAACTGGCTGGGCCAGGTTGAGTGTGGGTTCGGGAGCGAGCTCGGGGGCGGGAGGCTCCGGTGCTGGTTCATGCGCAGTCTCCTTCGGCTGGCTGAGGGTGGCCCGCAGATCGGCAAAGAGGGCCTCGGTTTCGTCCGGTAGTTTCTGTTCGGTCATTTCGGTTCACCTGTTCGGGTTAGGCGCCAGATTGCGCGGTCTCAAAGCCGTCAATGTGCAGCCCGGATCGAGCCGCCGGGTCGGCCGGCAAGAAGATAATGTTTAGGTCTGAGTCGTTCAGGGTTAGGCTCAGGTTCAACTCCTGACGGAACTCCTGGTTGGGGAACTCGGCCGGGACAAACCCGTCCTTAGCCCATTTCTCCAGGGCCCGTTCCGACACCTGGGTCCGGTGGGCATCCACCTCGATCTCAGAGTCAAACTGGTCCAGCATGCTGATCGACGGCAGCTGATCCTCGGTCACCAGGATGGTGATATCAGAGTTGACGGCCTCCAGGTCTAAGGCGGGGTTCTGGTCGGCCGGAGTGCCGGTCAAATCCCAAACCACCTCGGAATCGACCGCGCTCACCCGGGTCTGCGTGTGGTCCAGCCAGCGGTGGGTTGAGACCAGGGCCGAGTCGTCCGCGCTCTGTTCACCCGGGCCGGTCTCACCACCACCGCTCAGGTGCCACTCTCCCGGACCGCCGTGGCCAAACTCCTCCGCGAAGGGGACCACGTCCATCTGATACTCGACGTGACGATCACTGATCACGGCTCCGAATCCCAGTCCGGCCAGGGTGGCCGGCAGCAGCAGGACCGCACCGACAATAGAGAAGATCAGGAACCAGCCGCCGCGCTTGCCTCGCAGGGCAGCTCCCGCCAAGAACGCGCCGGTTACGGCCACCACCGCCCCGATGGACGCCAGGACGACCCCCATCGGATTGCTGGTGGCGTAAAGAAGGCTGATCCCAACCGCGGAAATCACCAACACCAGGCCGAGGCCAATGAAGGCAGCCGTGTTGGACAGGGCCGGTGCTTGGGGGCGCGGAGCCGGGTAGTAGTACTTCGGTTGATTCCAGTTGCCCTGCGGCCCAGGCGCGCCCGGCGGTGGCGGGGGCACCGACCCGGGCTGCCCGGGATAAGTTCCGGCGGCAGCCGGGTTCGGCTGGGGACGCTGCGGCTCGGAAGCCGGCGTCGGTGGGACAGAGTTGGTCATGGGTTGGGACCTTTCTGGCGAGTGGGACGATCTGGTCCCAGATGAGGCCATGAAGACAATGAAGATCAGGGCGGCCCCGATCAGAACGACCCAGGCGAACGGCCCGGGCAACCAAATCCAGCTGGCCGGCATGGTCGCCAAACCCAGGATGATGGCGGCGCCCGCCCCCACCTGCTGGCCGGTGAAGTCACCGTGAACCAGCTGTTGGGCCTGAATGGGGCCGCGAGGGCCGTCCGGCATCAACAGCCAGGCAATCCCGTACAGGACCAACGGGAACCAAAGCAGGAGGGTCAGGACAATGGCCAGACCGCGAACGAGGCGGACATCCCACCCCAGTCGATAGGCCAGGCCGGAACACACGCCGCCCACCCAGCGAGGCTGGGCGCGGAACCAGTCGCTCCCCCGCAGGGAGTTGAAGAAGTTGTCAGTCGCGTTTGACGGGACAGGGTTTTCGCTCATGCCTCCATCCTGCCGGTTCGCTCGGCCCACAGATATGGGGTACCACCCTGACTGGTCCCTGATTTTCACCTCGGGGGCTCGGGGGGAGGGCCCCGATCTGCCACAATGGAAGCTATGAACCGACCTCCCCTCCTGCGAGCCAAGCGCCACAGCCCGGTCCGACCTCGGCCCGTCCTGGCCGGCGTCTGCTCCGGGGTGGCCTACCACCTGGGCTGGTCGGTCGGCACGGTCCGACTCCTCGCCTTCGTCTCCTCCCTGATGATGGGCGGGGGCATCCTGCTGTACCTGTGGCTGTGGGCTACGGTTCCGCGCGAGGGGGCGCCCACCTATCCCCCGGTGAACCCGTGGGAACTACCCGACGCTCCCGCCGCCACCCTCCGCCAGCCCCTGCCCAACCCCACCTCGTCCACGCTCAACCCATCGGTCCCGGTGGCCTCCACCCAGCTGTTCATGGTCGGCATCGGCATTCTGGGGTTGAGCATGTTCCTGTGGCTGGCGCCGAACATCCTGGGGATCTCGTGGCTGGTCCTGGTGTGGGCGCTGGTGATCCTGGGCGGCGTGGCCCTGGTTTGGTTCCAGGCGTTGCGGATCAACACCAGCCCCAAATGGCAGACCACCGGCTTTGTTCTGCTGGGGGTCCTGCTGATTGTGTTTGGATTGGTTCGCCTGATGGTGGACCTGAACATTGTCCCCAAGCTCGATTTTGGAGTGCTGCTTGGCTTGGCGGTGGCAGCGGTGATCCTGGTGGCGCTCATTCCCCTTGGAATCAAGGTGGTTGACGACCTGACCGCGGCGAAAACCAGCGAGGTGCGCGAGGCGGAGCGGGCCGAGATTGCCGCCCACCTGCACGATTCGGTCCTCCAAACTCTGACGCTGATTCGGGCCGGTGCCGACGACCCGGTCCGGGTCCGCTCGCTGGCTTTGACGCAGGAGCGGGAACTGCGCGCCTGGCTCTACACCGGCCAGGCTGAACCGGAAGAATCGGTCGCACAGGCCCTGAAGAACCAGGCCAGCGAAGTGGAGGCCACCTACGGGATTGCGATCGAGGTGGTCACGGTGGGCGACGCGGTGCCCTCCCCGGCCGAGTTGGCGGCGGTAGCGGCGGCTGGAGAAGCGATGACCAACGCGGCTCGCCACGGCCAACCTCCCATCTCGGTTTTCCAGGAGGTGCGCCCGAAAGTTCTGGAAATCTTCGTCAAGGATGCGGGCGACGGCTTTGACCCGGAGGCGATCCCAGAGGACCGGCACGGCTACCGCCACTCAATTCTGGGTCGAGTGGAGCGGGTGGGCGGCTCCGTCACGATCCGCCAGCGGGCCGGAACCGAAGTTGGAATTGTGGTCCCACGGACCACGGCAGAAGGGATTAAACGATGACGATTCGCCTCCTGGTGATCGATGACCACCCCCTCGTCCGCTCCGGGGTTCGGGCCGAGCTGGAAGGGGTGGAGGATTTCGAGGTGGTTGGGGAGGCCGGCGACGTCCCCTCGGCCATTGAGGCGTGCCACGCACTGGTGCCCGACGTGGCTCTTCTGGATGTCCATCTTCCCGGCGGGGCCGGAGGGGGCGGACCCGAGGTGGCCCGGGCCTGCACCGACCTGCCCCAAACCAAGTTCTTGGCCCTGTCGGTGTCCGACTCACCCACCGACGTCGTCTCGGTGATCAGGGCGGGGGCCCGCGGCTACGTCACGAAGTCGATTGGGAGCGGCGAGCTGGCCGACGCGATCCGACGGGTGGCCGGGGGTGACGCAGCCTTCTCCCCTCGCCTGGCCGGCTTTGTCCTCGACGCGTTCGGCACCGAGCAGGTGACCGACCGGGAGGACGAACTGGACCTGCTCACCACTCGGGAGCAGGAGGTGATGCGGCTAATCGCGCGCGGGTACACCTATAAAGAGGTAGCCAACGAGCTGTTCCTGTCCGTGAAGACCATTGAGACGCACGTGTCCGCGGTGCTGCGCAAACTCCAGTTCTCCAACCGGCACGAGTTGGCCCGGTGGGCGGCTCAACGCAATATTGTCTAGTCCCCGACTATCAGGTTGTGGGAGCGCCAACCCAGGTACTTCTGTCCGAGGTTGACCATGGTGGCGAACCGGTTTCGGTTTCCCAGGAGCTGGGCAATGTGAATCCCAACCCAGATCAGCCAGGCGGGCAGGCCCCGCAGGCTGGGCAGGCCCGTGATCTGCGCAATGGCGGAGGCTCGGCCAATTGTGGCCATCGTTCCCTTGTCGACGTAGTGGAATGCGGCGGGTTCGGTCTGTCCAGCTACCGCTGCCCGAATCATGCGGGCCACATACTTGCCCCCCTGCAGGGCCGGTTGCGCCTGCTGCGGGAGCGGACTGTCTTCGGTCCAGGCCGCATCCCCGATGGCGAAGATATCCCGGTGCCCGAGTGCCCGCAGGTGCTGATCGGTCTGGATTCGGCCCCCTCGTCCCTGGGTCAGGCCCCAGTCGGCCACCTGCGGGTGCGCGCTCACTCCCGAAGCCCAGATCACCAGGTTGGCGGGCAGGAACTCTGTTTCGGTTTCGTGGTCCAGCAGGACCCCGTCGGCGCGCACCTCCTTCACGGCGGTGTTTAGGCGCAGATCCACCCCGCGTTTGGTCAGCTGGTTGGCCGCGTACCGGCGCAGCTTCGGCTGGAAGGGTGCCAGCACGTGCGGGGCCATCTCCACCAGGGTGATGTGGACCCGGTTCGGATCCAGTTCCGGGTAGACCACCGGCAGATCCAGGTTCCGCATCTCGGCCAGGGCTCCCGCGGTCTCCACTCCGGTGGCCCCACCCCCGACCACGACGATCCGCAGGTCGTCCGGGTGGGTGGCCGCCCATTCCATTTCCCCGAAGAGGCGGTCGCGGATGCGAAGGGCCTGGGCGCGCTGGTAGAGCGGGATCGCGTGCTTTTCCGCTCCGGGGATCCCGAAGAAGTTGGCGCTCACCCCGAGGGCCAACACCAGATAGTCGTAAGTTAGCTCGGTCCCGTCGGAGAGGGAGACCACCTTGGCCTCGGGGTTCAGCCCGGTCATGGCCGCCCGCCGGAAATGGACGTTGGGCTGCTTGGCTCGCACCGAGCGCAAAAACCAGGTAATATCCCCCGGATTTAGCGCCGCGGTTGCCACCTGGTAGAGGAGGGGTTGGAAGACGTTGGCAGCGTGGTCATCGACCAGTGTGATGTCGACCGGTGCCCGGCGCAAACCGCGCACTGCCGCCAAACCGCCAAATCCGCCGCCAATAATTACCACGTGTGGTCGCTGAGTGCTCATGCTTCCACGGTACCGCCCCCGAATGAATTAGGGAACGGTGAGCTTGGCTAAACATGCACCTCGGAGCCGACGATAATCGTGCGCTCTGGGGGCAGGTGGAAGACGTTGGTCCGGTTGGCTGAGGTCTTCTCCAGCCGTCTGAACAGCTGACGCTGCCACCGGGGCCAGGTCGCCTTGTCGTCCTCTTCGGCCGGCTCGATCCGGAACACTGAGAGCACATAGGTGGCCTGCTCCGGATCAAACTCCAATTCGCAAGACTTGTTGACCGCCAGGCGCAGGGCCGCGGGCACATCCTGGGGGTCCTTGAACCCGACGCGGTAGAGGACGTGGACGATCCCGTCGTCCTCCCAGCCGAGGTTGTCGATCACCACCCGGCGATCCTCGGGCACGGTGGGGACCCCAACGTTCTTAATGGTCAGGATGACCACGTGTTCGGGCAGGACGTGGGTGAAGTTAGCGGAGGCACGCAGCGCCAGCGGAGTCGTGGTCAGGTCCCCGTGGGGGTAGACCGCAATCCCCGGGACCCGTTTGATGTCGCGAGCCCGGAGCGAGTCGATGAACTGCTGCAGCGGGCCCTCCAGCGCGCGGCGCCGCCCAAACATGATCCGGGAGCCGCGATACCAGGTGAACATGATGGTGGCGATCACGGCTGAAATACTCAACGGCAGCCACCCGCCCGAGATGATCTTCGGAACATTTGCCAGGAACAGGGTCAGCTCCAGCACCCCGGAGAAGACCACCATGATCGCGATCTTCCACCACTTCCAGTGCCAAACGAAGTGAGCGAAAACCAGGAATAGGGTCAGCTCCAGCAGCAGGGTTCCGGTCACGGCCAGACCGTAGGCGGAGGCCAGTCGCTCTGAGGAGCCGAACTGCGCCACCAGGATCACCACCCCGAGGAACAGGATCATGTTGACCACAGGCAGGTAGATTTGCCCTCCCTGGACCGGCGAGGTTTGAACCACCTTCAGCCGCGGCAGGAAGGAGGCTCGGATCGCCTGACGCACAATTGAGAACGCACCGGCAATGACCGCTTGCGAGGCGATCACGGTGGCCACGGTGGCCAAAATTACCAGCGGAATCAGTGCCCACTGGGGGGCGAGGGAAAAGAGTGGACTGGCCAGAGCCTCCGGCTTTTCCAGCAGGAGGGCGCCCTGGCCCAGGTAGTTCAGCAGCAGAGCCGGGAACGCCAGCAGCATCCAGGCCAGGAAGATGGGCTTGCGGCCAAAATGGCCCAGGTCAGCGTAAAGAGCTTCCGCTCCGGTGACCGCAAGGACGGAGGCACCGAGGGCCAGGAACGCCCCCCACGGGTGGTGGATGACGAACCCGATCGCGTAGGTGGGGCTCAGCGCCAACAGCACTTCCGGGTGGCGGGCAATCCAGGGAAGTCCGAGCGCCGCCAAGGTCACGAACCAGAGTGTCATCACCGGACCGAAGGCGCGGCCAATATGACCCGTCCCCTTGTGCTGGAAGGCAAACAGCAGGGTGAGAACCACCAGCGAAACGGGAACCACCCACTGCTGCAGGGAACTGTTGATCACCGTCAGCCCCTCGGCTGCGGACAGCACCGAGATGGCGGGGGTAATCAGCGAGTCGCCCAGGAACAGCGAGGCCCCAATCACCGAGATCACGATCACCGCGAAGGTCAGTCTGGGGCGGTGGCGGACCCGGCGTCGAATCAGCGAAGCCAGGGATAGGATCCCCCCTTCACCCTGGTTGTCGGCCCGGAGGATCACCCCGACGTAAGTAAAGGTCACGACCAGGACCAAACACCAGGCAATCATGGAGATCACCCCGAGCAGTTCCGTCTCGTTGTAGGACTGTCCCCCGGTGACGGTCAATACCGCCTTCAACGTGTAGAGGGGGCTGGTGCCGATATCACCGAACACCACACCAATAGCACCGATCATGAGCGGGAAAACCACCCGCGCGGAAGGATTACTTCCGGCTGTCTGTTCATGCACGAACGCAATCATGCCACTACCGGTCGAGGTCGTAAAGCGGTGCAATGTTGACAAAGTAGACACATTGGAGCGGTAGGGTGAGGGCATGGAAAAAAGAATCATGGGGCGAGGCGGTTTTCCCGCCTCGGTGATCGGACTGGGAACCTGGCAACTAGGCGCAGATTGGGGCCATGTTGAGGAAACTGACGCCCTCCGGGTGCTCGATGCCGCCGCGGAAGCTGGCGTGACGTTCTTTGATACCGCCGACGTCTACGGGGACGGTAGAAGCGAAACGCTCATTGGTAGCTGGCTGAAGAACAACCCTGGACTTCGGGTCCACGTCGCCACTAAGATGGGCCGACGCGTCGACCAAGTGGCGGAAAACTACACCGAAGCCAACTTCCGAACCTGGTTGGACCGGTCCAGAAAGAACCTGCAGCAGGACACGCTGGAACTGGTGCAGCTACACTGCCCGCCCGACGCAGTCTTCACTTCTGATCGGGTGTTCGACGCCCTCGACCAACTGGTGGAAGAAGAGGTGATCGCCCGTTACGGGGTGAGCGTTGAGACCACGGCGCAGGCGCTGAAGGCACTGGAGCGGACCCACCTGAGTTCAATTCAGATCATCCTGAATGCTTTCCGCCTGAAGCCGCTGGACGAGGTCCTGCCCCGGGCCCAGGAGCTCGGCGTGGGAATCATCGCCCGGGTTCCACTCGCCTCGGGCCTACTGTCGGGCAAGTACGACCTGGACACGCAATTCGCCGAGAATGACCACCGCAACTTCAACCGTCGCGGGGAAGCCTTTGACGTGGGTGAGACGTTCTCCGGGGTTGATTTCGAGACCGGTGTACGCGCTGCGAAAGAGTTCACCCAACTGGTGGAGGAGTTCGGCCCGGAGGAAGCCAGCCCCGCTCAAGTGGCCCTAGCCTGGGTGGCTGCCCAACCGGTGACCACGGTCATCCCGGGGGCGCGCCGGCCAGGCCAGGCCCGGGACAACGCCGCGGCCGCGGACCTCAAGTTGAACCCGGTTCTGCTCGACCGGATTCGCGAGCTGTACGACCGCTACTTCCGCGCCCAGATCCACCACCGCTGGTAGGCTCTCGCCGTGAATTTGGGCCCCGGGTTCCAGGCGGAACACCGGGGCCCAAACCTTGTGGGTCGCGCTAGCTATTCTGTTCGGTCTTCACCAACTTGCCCGTCTGGGCGTCCAAAGTGACGTCCTGCTTCACGCCGGCCCCGTCAATCAGGTCGATCTCCCAGACCACTTTCCCACCGTCCGAGTCCAGCCCAATTTCTTCGACCGAGGCCCCGGGGAACTCCTGCTCCAGGCGATCCAGGGCGCCCGCCAAGTCCAACTCGGCTCCG
Proteins encoded:
- a CDS encoding SIR2 family NAD-dependent protein deacylase, giving the protein MSNSSAERLVDLIRDARQPVFFGGAGVSTESGLPDFRSAEARQQTRARFGVSPEQILSASFFAAHPETFYRYLHEFLLTPGVEPNRAHRVLAKWGTEIVTQNIDGLHQAAGSDPVWELHGTLATSHCLDCGRSRPTGPIRCECGGLLKPDIVLYEEALPAAALRGAAAALAAADLILVAGTSLNVYPAAGLIPPGTPLAVVNLEPVPISAEVVIHEPVGKVLAWVDDQLTT
- a CDS encoding carboxymuconolactone decarboxylase family protein; amino-acid sequence: MSRLDINATDPKAYRAVLALERYVQSSGLDRRLYELVKIRASQLNGCAYCLDMHLREARELGEDQRRLDIVAAWHEAPQFFTEAERAALALTEAITRIGRAGVPDPVWDEAAAHFSEEELVWLIMAISVINVWNRMAVATHQDLP
- a CDS encoding PspC domain-containing protein — translated: MSENPVPSNATDNFFNSLRGSDWFRAQPRWVGGVCSGLAYRLGWDVRLVRGLAIVLTLLLWFPLVLYGIAWLLMPDGPRGPIQAQQLVHGDFTGQQVGAGAAIILGLATMPASWIWLPGPFAWVVLIGAALIFIVFMASSGTRSSHSPERSQPMTNSVPPTPASEPQRPQPNPAAAGTYPGQPGSVPPPPPGAPGPQGNWNQPKYYYPAPRPQAPALSNTAAFIGLGLVLVISAVGISLLYATSNPMGVVLASIGAVVAVTGAFLAGAALRGKRGGWFLIFSIVGAVLLLPATLAGLGFGAVISDRHVEYQMDVVPFAEEFGHGGPGEWHLSGGGETGPGEQSADDSALVSTHRWLDHTQTRVSAVDSEVVWDLTGTPADQNPALDLEAVNSDITILVTEDQLPSISMLDQFDSEIEVDAHRTQVSERALEKWAKDGFVPAEFPNQEFRQELNLSLTLNDSDLNIIFLPADPAARSGLHIDGFETAQSGA
- a CDS encoding PspC domain-containing protein, producing MNRPPLLRAKRHSPVRPRPVLAGVCSGVAYHLGWSVGTVRLLAFVSSLMMGGGILLYLWLWATVPREGAPTYPPVNPWELPDAPAATLRQPLPNPTSSTLNPSVPVASTQLFMVGIGILGLSMFLWLAPNILGISWLVLVWALVILGGVALVWFQALRINTSPKWQTTGFVLLGVLLIVFGLVRLMVDLNIVPKLDFGVLLGLAVAAVILVALIPLGIKVVDDLTAAKTSEVREAERAEIAAHLHDSVLQTLTLIRAGADDPVRVRSLALTQERELRAWLYTGQAEPEESVAQALKNQASEVEATYGIAIEVVTVGDAVPSPAELAAVAAAGEAMTNAARHGQPPISVFQEVRPKVLEIFVKDAGDGFDPEAIPEDRHGYRHSILGRVERVGGSVTIRQRAGTEVGIVVPRTTAEGIKR
- a CDS encoding response regulator transcription factor, with the protein product MTIRLLVIDDHPLVRSGVRAELEGVEDFEVVGEAGDVPSAIEACHALVPDVALLDVHLPGGAGGGGPEVARACTDLPQTKFLALSVSDSPTDVVSVIRAGARGYVTKSIGSGELADAIRRVAGGDAAFSPRLAGFVLDAFGTEQVTDREDELDLLTTREQEVMRLIARGYTYKEVANELFLSVKTIETHVSAVLRKLQFSNRHELARWAAQRNIV
- a CDS encoding NAD(P)/FAD-dependent oxidoreductase; this translates as MSTQRPHVVIIGGGFGGLAAVRGLRRAPVDITLVDDHAANVFQPLLYQVATAALNPGDITWFLRSVRAKQPNVHFRRAAMTGLNPEAKVVSLSDGTELTYDYLVLALGVSANFFGIPGAEKHAIPLYQRAQALRIRDRLFGEMEWAATHPDDLRIVVVGGGATGVETAGALAEMRNLDLPVVYPELDPNRVHITLVEMAPHVLAPFQPKLRRYAANQLTKRGVDLRLNTAVKEVRADGVLLDHETETEFLPANLVIWASGVSAHPQVADWGLTQGRGGRIQTDQHLRALGHRDIFAIGDAAWTEDSPLPQQAQPALQGGKYVARMIRAAVAGQTEPAAFHYVDKGTMATIGRASAIAQITGLPSLRGLPAWLIWVGIHIAQLLGNRNRFATMVNLGQKYLGWRSHNLIVGD
- a CDS encoding potassium transporter Kup: MIGAIGVVFGDIGTSPLYTLKAVLTVTGGQSYNETELLGVISMIAWCLVLVVTFTYVGVILRADNQGEGGILSLASLIRRRVRHRPRLTFAVIVISVIGASLFLGDSLITPAISVLSAAEGLTVINSSLQQWVVPVSLVVLTLLFAFQHKGTGHIGRAFGPVMTLWFVTLAALGLPWIARHPEVLLALSPTYAIGFVIHHPWGAFLALGASVLAVTGAEALYADLGHFGRKPIFLAWMLLAFPALLLNYLGQGALLLEKPEALASPLFSLAPQWALIPLVILATVATVIASQAVIAGAFSIVRQAIRASFLPRLKVVQTSPVQGGQIYLPVVNMILFLGVVILVAQFGSSERLASAYGLAVTGTLLLELTLFLVFAHFVWHWKWWKIAIMVVFSGVLELTLFLANVPKIISGGWLPLSISAVIATIMFTWYRGSRIMFGRRRALEGPLQQFIDSLRARDIKRVPGIAVYPHGDLTTTPLALRASANFTHVLPEHVVILTIKNVGVPTVPEDRRVVIDNLGWEDDGIVHVLYRVGFKDPQDVPAALRLAVNKSCELEFDPEQATYVLSVFRIEPAEEDDKATWPRWQRQLFRRLEKTSANRTNVFHLPPERTIIVGSEVHV
- a CDS encoding aldo/keto reductase — protein: MEKRIMGRGGFPASVIGLGTWQLGADWGHVEETDALRVLDAAAEAGVTFFDTADVYGDGRSETLIGSWLKNNPGLRVHVATKMGRRVDQVAENYTEANFRTWLDRSRKNLQQDTLELVQLHCPPDAVFTSDRVFDALDQLVEEEVIARYGVSVETTAQALKALERTHLSSIQIILNAFRLKPLDEVLPRAQELGVGIIARVPLASGLLSGKYDLDTQFAENDHRNFNRRGEAFDVGETFSGVDFETGVRAAKEFTQLVEEFGPEEASPAQVALAWVAAQPVTTVIPGARRPGQARDNAAAADLKLNPVLLDRIRELYDRYFRAQIHHRW